In one window of Pseudochaenichthys georgianus chromosome 5, fPseGeo1.2, whole genome shotgun sequence DNA:
- the LOC117446231 gene encoding zinc finger E-box-binding homeobox 2-like encodes MMAEESRGKRRKQANPRRNRVDAEQVSSLGSEGEDEVGLWSLEPQDCQESLDKTSLTPSEGTEEPGSPARSTRPLSLSPGSRSYWPQVEREVEAAEDTASVTGREGDQEPLRVYCNNSDSQNSLEDLAHYEFLAQLKNASTSASLLERLNHSGSAAAYHAGSRLDELPPAIWSPGAQHSSPEGADAGRSEQACPFCHRMFQRGDSLRDHIKYCQEREGGHMVCPLCGYTATLRAQMERHLALHNQMQDKSVLGLDQGIETRKFKCLQCGKAFKYKHHLKEHLRIHSGEKPYECSNCKKRFSHSGSYSSHLSSKKCLNGGGIPGGASSAFNEHSHSSFHHSFPTSPSGGGGGNSSEKGSPIASQSKGHAGPLGRGPEDPNHLSLQDLNTTGFPRASDLAQLWDPSAELSVRTSILKGTTLLPYLHTGTKFEQMLQEMLHREVKKDVDMDRGEAAMEERKGFFNGRGADMKVSPDRRREAVRSGEGERGVLGMSCRWCSHLFPNVAVLLQHERYLCKLNREAMEGLRSKDHSSPPLYFPRSAIKAENSKPSEATNGLSENKSPLQKLSWHSIPQQLLVAMQSPPHDNRSSRAFWPNQQKGSPSHPINHSPELTSPRVRRRFPSGFGSPLCLDLTSCPPELTSPQSSPWSGQNEPLDLSLPKQLSGHEGRHTTVNGNAARGERRERGNQQLKRPSPSPHLPLHHHPIFSRAGAPVFPGSLYNGFPIFNQSGLGLSGHDGIATIPFSQPANSPGFLSPMAFMMEADAEATLKKIHQERQALMGEVLSRGALDYLSLMDDGLDGGPGRKRLKKTDEGLYACDICEKTFQKSSSLLRHKYEHTGKRPHECKVCNKAFKHKHHLIEHSRLHSGEKPYQCDKCGKRFSHSGSYSQHMNHRYAYCSKDQDQDQDQDQDPEEMPLTPGAGSSLGGRLSDATRLSIEYTQTAHSFLSDSSLDGAAEAFKEEEDEEEEEDKEAGVSDSHGAHVGLSEETKELESSPIQGSPIRENGVQNERNGYDVENHIDNTEREFWEQNMEEQNGDLDRCELSHDITDLPRIKT; translated from the exons TGGATGCTGAGCAGGTGAGTTCCCTGGGGTCAGAGGGGGAGGATGAGGTGGGCTTGTGGAGCCTGGAGCCCCAGGACTGTCAGGAGAGCCTGGACAAGACGAGCCTGACGCCCAGCGAGGGGACGGAGGAGCCCGGCAGCCCGGCCCGCTCCACCCGGCCGCTCAGCCTCAGCCCCGGCAGCAGGAGCTACTGGCCGCAGGTGGAGCGGGAGGTGGAGGCGGCAGAAGACACAGCATCTGTCACTGGCAGGGAGGGAGACCAGGAACCGTTGAGGGTGTACT GCAATAACTCAGACTCCCAGAATTCCTTGGAGGACCTGGCCCACTATGAGTTTCTGGCCCAGTTGAAGAATGCCTCTACCTCAGCCAGTCTCCTAGAGCGCTTGAACCACAGCGGCTCCGCAGCAGCGTACCACGCAGGCAGCCGGCTGGACGAGCTGCCCCCGGCCATCTGGTCTCCTGGAGCTCAGCACAGCTCACCTGAGGGGGCAG ATGCAGGGAGGAGCGAGCAGGCCTGTCCGTTCTGCCACAGGATGTTTCAGCGAGGAGATTCTTTGAGGGACCACATCAAGtactgtcaggagagggagggggGCCACATGGTCTGTCCGCTCTGTGGATACACTGCCACCCTTAGGGCACAGATGGAGCGGCACCTGGCACTTCATAACCAAATGCAGGACAAG AGTGTCCTCGGTTTGGATCAAGGCATTGAGACGAGGAAGTTCAAATGTCTGCAGTGTGGGAAAGCTTTCAAGTACAAACACCACCTCAAAGAGCATCTCCGCATCCACAGCG GTGAGAAACCTTACGAGTGCTCCAACTGCAAGAAGCGTTTCTCTCACTCCGGCTCCTACAGCTCCCACTTAAGCAGCAAAAAGTGCCTGAATGGGGGGGGGATCCCAGGAGGAGCCAGCAGTGCGTTTAATGAACATAGCCACAGCTCCTTCCACCACTCATTTCCAACATCTCCCTctggaggagggggcggaaacAGTTCTGAAAAGGGCTCTCCGATTGCATCACAGTCCAAAGGTCATGCTGGTCCTCTGGGTCGAGGACCAGAGGATCCTAACCATCTCTCCCTGCAGGACCTCAACACCACGGGCTTCCCCAGAGCGTCAGACCTGGCTCAGCTTTGGGACCCCTCAGCAGAGCTCTCTGTGAGGACCAGTATACTGAAAGGGACCACCCTGCTGCCTTATCTGCACACTGGGACCAAGTTTGAACAGATGCTGCAGGAAATGCTTCACAGGGAGGTGAAGAAAGATGTGGACATGGACAGAGGAGAAGCTGCGATGGAGgaaaggaaggggtttttcaacGGACGAGGGGCTGACATGAAGGTCTCCCCCGACAGGAGGAGAGAGGCAGTGAGGTCaggtgagggagagagaggtgTTCTTGGGATGTCATGCCGCTGGTGCTCCCACCTTTTCCCCAACGTAGCAGTGCTCCTGCAACACGAGCGCTACCTCTGTAAGTTGAACCGAGAGGCAATGGAGGGTCTACGCAGCAAAGACCACTCCTCACCACCTTTATACTTCCCAAGATCTGCTATCAAAGCAGAGAACAGCAAACCAAGTGAAGCAACCAACGGCCTCTCCGAAAACAAATCACCGTTACAGAAGCTCAGCTGGCACTCTATACCGCAGCAGCTTTTAGTCGCAATGCAATCTCCCCCACACGATAACCGGTCCTCACGAGCCTTCTGGCCAAACCAGCAAAAGGGAAGCCCCAGCCATCCAATCAACCACTCCCCAGAGCTGACATCACCTCGAGTCAGAAGAAGGTTTCCGTCAGGATTTGGCTCTCCGCTCTGCCTGGACCTCACCAGCTGTCCCCCTGAGTTGACCTCCCCTCAGAGCAGCCCGTGGTCCGGACAGAACGAGCCCCTCGACCTCTCCCTGCCCAAGCAGCTCTCAGGTCATGAGGGGAGACACACAACTGTAAATGGTAATGCGgcccgaggagagaggagagagcgtGGGAACCAGCAGCTCAAGAGACCAAGTCCATCTCCTCATCtccccctccaccaccaccctATATTCAGCAGGGCTGGAGCTCCTGTGTTTCCAGGTTCCTTATATAATGGATTTCCTATCTTCAACCAGTCTGGTTTAGGGCTTTCAGGACATGACGGCATTGCAACGATTCCAttcagccagccagctaacagCCCTGGGTTTCTCTCTCCCATGGCCTTCATGATGGAGGCAGACGCAGAGGCCACACTGAAGAAGATCCACCAGGAGAGACAAGCTCTTATG GGTGAGGTGTTAAGCCGCGGCGCTCTGGACTACCTCTCTCTCATGGATGATGGACTGGATGGAGGACCAGGGAGGAAGAGACTGAAGAAGACCGATGAAGGGCTTTACGCTTGTGACATCTGTGAAAAAACCTTTCAGAAGAGCAGCTCTTTGCTTCGACACAAATACGAGCACACAG GAAAGCGTCCCCACGAGTGCAAGGTCTGCAACAAAGCCTTCAAGCACAAACACCATCTGATTGAGCACAGCCGGCTGCACTCTGGGGAGAAACCCTACCAATGTGACAAATGTGGCAAACGCTTCTCTCACTCCGGCTCTTACTCCCAACACATGAACCACCGCTACGCCTACTGCAGCAAGGACCAGGACCAGGACCAAGACCAGGACCAAGACCCAGAGGAGATGCCTCTCACCCCGGGGGCCGGGAGCAGCCTCGGGGGCCGCCTCAGCGACGCGACCCGCCTGTCCATAGAGTATACCCAAACCGCACACTCCTTCCTCAGCGATTCCAGTCTGGATGGAGCTGCAGAGGCCtttaaggaggaggaggatgaggaagaggaggaagataaAGAGGCAGGAGTTAGTGATAGTCATGGGGCACATGTAGGTTTGTCAGAGGAAACCAAGGAGCTGGAGAGTAGCCCCATTCAAGGATCACCTATAAGGGAGAATGGAGTGCAaaatgagagaaatggttacgATGTGGAAAATCATATTGACAATACAGAGAGAGAATTCTGGGAGCAAAACATGGAGGAGCAGAATGGAGACTTGGACAGATGTGAACTGAGCCATGATATAACAGATTTACCCAGAATAAAAACTTAA